A stretch of Arachis hypogaea cultivar Tifrunner chromosome 15, arahy.Tifrunner.gnm2.J5K5, whole genome shotgun sequence DNA encodes these proteins:
- the LOC112751538 gene encoding TMV resistance protein N — protein sequence MDLCCAEIQFKLVSKTEEMDLSSKSYKWKYDVFLSFRGDDTRRSFTSHLYHALCQKGVNTFIDYKDLIKGEQITPSLLRAIEASRISVVVLSENYASSTSCLDELLKIIECKDTKGQLVLPVFYGVNPSQVREQKGSFAEDLAKHEDKFRDDVNKVKRWRAALCEASTLSGWHMGDGQESKFVQRIVEEILSKLNRTPFNVAKHPVGLDSPIEDIKTLLDTGSDDVQAIGIYGIGGIGKTTLAKAVYNHIANQFEGSAFIANVREISSQRSGLVQLQEALLSEILNHRYCKVGNKDRGINMIKNRLCSKKVLIVVDDADSLDQLESLIGEYSWFGSGSRIIITTRDEHLLVAHNVETIYKVNELNNGHALELFSWFAFKNPCPPTNYEKLSSHILNYAKGLPLALTVLGSHLCGRGKAEWISALAKLKKVPNKQIFEILKISFHGLEENEKAIFLDIACFFKGEDRQYVKMILDGCDLHSDNGFGVLLEKSLITIEVNKIWMHDLLQEMAKEIVRRESPSDPGKRSRLWFNEDVLHVLKHNKGSNNIEGIRLDIPESETEYIEAKALSRMNRLRILIINNMHVTDDIQYLPDNLRLINWPRYPSSTLPPNFYPRRLVCLNMSHSRLKHLWKGVKIFRDLKLVSFSSCEHLKEIPDFSMVPNLESLSLDNCRSLIKVHESVGTLDKLVTLNLLFCSNLKTFPSRFMLKSLRTLLLTGCSKLKKFPEIVGNMEHLEEILLQGTAIKELPQSIEYLSGLKSLFLESCQSLEHLPSSLQKLQNLTILDLSGCSKLQKIPKLPLNTRYIDLSNCRSLTSFPTLSSISNFIAEDFPRFYQIRFVNCHKLVNKQVLEHITNLFCSKDMMLPEYISCEVVLPGSKIPDWFQYQSTNNSIYLEVSSGLYGKPMEVFFGAVFELDKGVTTTGLFASKFDVIVNDIKINMSTSYFEALDSSHVWLSRLKLDHFMWHLKSMRQWNHFQISFSIFETSSKEKIGATLKSCGFHVWYNQEGYGIDHTTVRKSTG from the exons ATGGATTTGTGCTGTGCTGAAATCCAATTCAAGTTGGTTTCAAAAACTGAGGAAATGGATTTGAGCTCTAAATCCTACAAATGGAAGTATGATGTATTCTTGAGCTTTAGAGGGGATGATACACGTAGGAGTTTCACAAGCCATCTTTATCATGCTCTTTGCCAAAAGGGTGTCAATACTTTCATAGACTACAAGGATCTCATAAAGGGAGAGCAGATAACACCTTCACTTCTTAGGGCTATTGAAGCCTCAAGGATCTCAGTCGTTGTATTATCTGAAAACTATGCATCTTCCACTTCTTGCTTGGATGAACTCCTTAAGATCATTGAGTGCAAGGACACTAAGGGTCAGCTGGTTTTGCCGGTCTTTTATGGTGTGAATCCATCTCAAGTAAGAGAACAGAAGGGAAGTTTTGCAGAAGATTTGGCCAAACATGAAGACAAGTTCAGGGATGATGTCAACAAAGTAAAAAGGTGGAGGGCAGCACTATGTGAGGCTTCTACTTTGTCTGGGTGGCACATGGGTGACGG GCAAGAATCAAAATTTGTCCAGAGAATTGTTGAGGAGATATTGAGCAAGTTGAACCGCACACCTTTCAATGTTGCTAAGCATCCTGTTGGATTGGATTCACCTATTGAAGATATTAAAACACTTTTAGATACTGGATCAGATGATGTACAGGCTATAGGAATTTATGGAATTGGAGGTATAGGGAAAACAACACTTGCTAAGGCTGTTTATAACCATATTGCTAACCAGTTTGAGGGTAGCGCCTTCATTGCAAATGTTAGAGAAATTTCAAGTCAAAGATCTGGGTTAGTTCAACTACAAGAAGCTCTTCTTTCTGAGATTTTGAACCATAGATATTGTAAAGTAGGAAACAAAGACAGAGGCATTAATATGATAAAGAATAGGCTTTGCAGCAAAAAAGTTCTCATAGTTGTTGATGATGCTGATTCGTTGGATCAACTGGAATCATTGATTGGAGAATATAGTTGGTTTGGTTCTGGAAGTAGAATCATCATAACAACTAGAGATGAGCATTTGCTAGTTGCTCACAATGTGGAAACAATCTACAAGGTCAACGAATTAAATAATGGTCATGCTCTTGAACTTTTTAGTTGGTTTGCGTTCAAAAATCCATGTCCTCCAACAAATTATGAGAAGCTTTcatcccacatattaaactatgcCAAGGGCCTCCCATTGGCTCTAACAGTTTTGGGATCTCACCTGTGTGGTAGGGGAAAAGCTGAGTGGATAAGTGCATTAGCTAAACTGAAAAAAGTTCCAAACAAACAGATTTTTGAAATACTTAAAATCAGCTTTCATGGATTGGAAGAGAATGAAAAGGCTATTTTTCTTGATATTGCATGTTTCTTTAAGGGAGAGGACAGACAATATGTGAAAATGATATTAGATGGTTGTGACCTACATTCGGATAATGGTTTCGGAGTTCTATTGGAGAAGTCTCTAATTACAATAGAAGTTAATAAGATTTGGATGCATGATTTGCTACAGGAAATGGCTAAAGAAATTGTGCGACGTGAATCCCCTAGTGATCCTGGTAAACGTAGCAGATTATGGTTTAATGAGGATGTTCTTCATGTATTAAAACACAATAAG GGAAGTAACAACATTGAAGGCATAAGGCTAGATATACCAGAATCAGAGACAGAGTACATAGAGGCCAAGGCCTTGTCAAGGATGAATAGACTCAGAATTCTTATTATCAACAATATGCATGTTACAGATGATATCCAGTATCTACCTGATAATCTAAGATTGATTAATTGGCCAAGATACCCCTCTTCAACTCTACCACCAAATTTCTATCCAAGGAGGCTTGTCTGTCTAAATATGAGTCATAGCCGCCTCAAGCACTTGTGGAAGGGAGTTAAG ATATTCAGAGACTTGAAACTTGTGTCCTTTAGCAGCTGTGAACACCTTAAAGAAATTCCAGACTTCTCAATGGTTCCAAACCTAGAAAGCCTAAGCCTAGACAACTGTAGAAGTTTAATTAAGGTGCATGAGTCTGTGGGAACTCTTGATAAGCTTGTTACTTTAAACCTTCTATTTTGCTCCAATCTCAAGACGTTTCCAAGTCGTTTCATGCTAAAATCACTCCGTACTCTCCTCCTCACTGGCTGCTCAAAACTAAAAAAGTTTCCGGAGATTGTGGGGAACATGGAACATCTTGAAGAAATCCTTCTCCAAGGAACAGCAATAAAAGAACTACCTCAGTCGATTGAATATCTAAGTGGGCTGAAGTCCTTATTCTTAGAGTCTTGCCAAAGTCTTGAGCATCTCCCCAGTAGCCTTCAGAAGTTGCAAAACCTTACCATTCTTGATCTAAGTGGCTGCTCTAAGCTTCAAAAGATTCCAAAGCTTCCCCTAAATACAAGATATATAGACTTGAGTAATTGTAGATCTTTGACAAGCTTTCCAACATTATCCAGCATATCAAATTTTATTGCAGAGGATTTTCCAAGGTTTTATCAAATTAGATTTGTTAACTGCCATAAACTGGTAAATAAACAAGTCCTGGAGCACATAACAAATCTCTTCTGTAGTAAG GATATGATGCTTCCAGAATATATTTCTTGTGAAGTTGTACTTCCAGGGAGCAAGATCCCAGATTGGTTCCAATACCAGAGTACTAATAATTCCATTTAtcttgaggtatcttcaggtttATATGGTAAGCCCATGGAGGTGTTTTTTGGCGCAGTTTTTGAGTTGGATAAAGGTGTTACTACAACTGGCCTGTTTGCAAGTAAATTTGATGTTATTGTCaatgatataaagataaatatGTCTACAAGCTATTTTGAGGCACTGGACTCAAGTCATGTGTGGTTGAGTCGGTTGAAACTTGATCATTTTATGTGGCACCTTAAAAGTATGCGTCAATGGAATCACTTTCAGATTTCATTTTCAATCTTTGAAACATCATCAAAGGAGAAGATAGGGGCAACCTTGAAGAGTTGTGGTTTCCATGTTTGGTACAATCAAGAAGGGTATGGGATTGATCATACAACAGTTAGGAAGTCCACAGGGTAA